From the Hemicordylus capensis ecotype Gifberg chromosome 1, rHemCap1.1.pri, whole genome shotgun sequence genome, the window CACATTTACACAacacaaaaaaacaaaccccattcCCAAAGAGATTACCATCTAAAATTTATCATGGGACTGGCCACAGAACTAATGAGGCAGAAGCAGAATTCTGTTTTCTTGTTTGTCAGATGATGGAGGCGAGGGCAGTTCTCACCAGATTTCCCGAGTCTGCCTGTCCTTGTGAAGTGGCAAGGAAGTCCCATGGAGTTATTCCCTCCAGCCTCTGCTACGCTCTCCCAAAGCTGGAGTATAGAAATTTGCATCCATTGGAAAGTAAAGCTCCTTCCTTCCACCTCTGACCTATGATTCTTCTACCCAACAGAATCCTGCCCAGTCTGTCAAGCACTTCCTTGGATTCCCTGTCATCCTTGAACAGCACTTGGTCCTCTTCCTCAGCAGAAGACAAAACATTAAATCTGCTGGAGACATGCCTCTCCCCATCTTCTGCCACCCCATGGGGAGATGCCAACCACTTTCAGCCTCTTCCCAGACCTCCCGGAGCTGGACTCAAGGAGCTTCGCAGGGAATCTACATCCCACAAAAATGTAAAATTCAACTTGCTTAAAAAGAAGTTGCAAGGATTGTGTgggggccccacaccccactctgaGTCTTTGGCCAAAATGATCTCCAGTGTGCCTCGTCTCCACACACCATCTGACATTGTGGCTAACACTGTCTCCCTCAAAAACAACAACTATGAGAAGATGTTGTCTCCAAGGCACATCCAGAAAAAGCGATTTCAAGGACTGTATGGAAGTCCCACACCCCATGCTGAGTCTCTGGCCAAACTGAACTCCAGTGTGCCCAGTCTCCAGACACCATCTGACATTGTGGCTAACACTGTCTTCCTCAaaaacagcagctgtggaaagAAGTGGTCTCCAAGGCATGATCAGAAAAAGAGAGCAGAGATATCATTCCTACCCCTGCTGCCCAAAGCTGGTCCAAAATCCAGGGCACAGTGTGGCATATGTTTAGGATTGGCAGACAAGCCATTGTCAGGGGAGATCCAGGAGTCCTATGTCTCCAATGAGGTAGATAGCTACAAAACAAGGGACCAGGTGACACTATATGGAACTTCCATCCAGAAGAAAATGCTGAAGGCTTTGAATGAGCAAGAATCAGAAATTAATATTCCTGAGTGGGAATATTGGAACTAATGAAGCAGTGCAAATCCTCTCCCAGTTTATCCCTTTGCTGGGACTAAGCCTAGAATATAGATTTAAGAGTAGTGGTTGTGTTGTTTATATTATGAAAATAAATTTGTTGTGCTTGAGGCTTTGCTATCAGTCAGCCTTTGCCTCGTCTTCCCAAAAGACCCACAATGGAGGAATATCTGGTCATGTAAGCGGCACTTCATCTTTCCATTCCTTCTTTCTGTCAGCTGGAAGCTGTGGTGGATGAGAAGAGGGAGTATGAGGCCTGGCTGTGCGGAGGAAGCTGGAAGAAATACTTGTAGCCTAAGAAAGTCAggttgggtgtgtgggtgggaagaggaagtggggggATGTTGGGAaggtggtggggttttttagtCATGACCTACAAGGCTAAGAGAGTTTTAATGAGCAGCTGCCTCTGACCCTCTTAAAGCTCTATGTGGTGAGGCCAGGACAGTGTATGTGCCTCTCGGGGTCAAATAGCCTTGCACTGGAGATACATCATGAGGATCTgatgtttgtttgtgtttgtttttcataTTTATCGACCCTAAACAGCTGAGTTGCTACGTTTTATTTCTAGTTCCTTCAGTTAAGcttcatgttttgttttaattgcaatGTTTGCTTTTTTTTTCTAATTAGAATAGTTTGGAAGATGCTAGAGGCTTGCTCTTCAGAAGGCTTATGTTAAATGCCCATGGAAGGAACGGATGTATGTCAATTATATGTAATCAAATTCTAATTAAACATTTTTGATCCCACATGGTCAGTATGACCCCTCTTACCTGCAGAGCAAGCGGACTAGAGTGAAAGATCCGGGCAAAATGTGAGTGCCTGGACCTAAACATCTATCTGAGCATAATTGGTGGGAATTGAAACTTCTCCGCTGCTTACACGGCACACAAGTTAAGTCCTGGCTGAACTACGATGTCCATGCTTTTAAAGCTAATTTGTAAGAGCATTAATTATCTTaatccattaaaaaacaaaccaaccctcaaatAATGTATATTTCCAAGCTGCGACTTTTGTGCCCCTGGAGGTACTTGAAGGCTCTCTTGGTTTTACCTTGTAGCTCTTTGTAGGCCATCCTCAGTTTGTGCAGGCCTCTCTTTTGTCTTTTCCTTAAGTGTTGAAACAAAACATTAACAGCTTTTACGATTATGCAACAAAAGTAataccctccctccctctaattTTGGGGAGCTGATTTGTTTCACCATCACTGCTATTAATCAGGCTTATTTCCACATTGCTGTGGAACATTTCAGCCCCTGAGGGGTagtaaaaaaaccacaaaaacccCTCTCATTCAAAGTGTAATGAAAACAAGGAACTGTTATTGCAACAAAAATTGCAACAAAACTTGATTGTGTAACAAAAATCTTTAGAGAGAATATCCTTACTGAGGACTGGAAGGGATGCTGAGGGTTAACAGCTAATTCAATTGCAGGTCAGTTTTCATAAGTAGTAAAGTCATGGCCATCTTCCATATATTTGTGTTATTTGTATATTCATATATTTGTTTCTCACATCTTAATTCCAGTTGTGTGAGCAATCCACTCTTCCCTAGCAAAAacctaattattttaaaaagtcacaaAAGGGAAACATGCTTAAACTTATGCCGATGCCTATATCAAACTCTTTTTACTTGTCCCTCTTATTGCTGTTGGTTGAGGATAACATCATGACCACGAACCAaacttgccaatttaaaatgcctgcgAGTAATTTGGGGGGATTCAAAAATTTCAAGAGTTTcagtctgctcattcttcttggtgactcagtgatattacaggattattattttttttggtgatttatAGCATTTTTTTggtatttcccccctttatttttaggtctttttgcagtcatggttcccctaaccccctgtttcctatAGAATGCAATGCCCT encodes:
- the LOC128331758 gene encoding uncharacterized protein LOC128331758; the encoded protein is MYLHHCEVLPVFTEDPSLSRAKQGWVTKGIYDAGVTSGGESRLSPETAREALAHSATGSIMFLEDIVWSDSALELLQLLAHSINFWVFFWTAKALWAHGSRNSWMKIQEIWTAILRFFGKKENARYQWRRKLNTLSSVWGLKDEKILPSLSSTSLDSLSSLNSTWSSSSAEDKTLNLLETCLSPSSATPWGDANHFQPLPRPPGAGLKELRRESTSHKNVKFNLLKKKLQGLCGGPTPHSESLAKMISSVPRLHTPSDIVANTVSLKNNNYEKMLSPRHIQKKRFQGLYGSPTPHAESLAKLNSSVPSLQTPSDIVANTVFLKNSSCGKKWSPRHDQKKRAEISFLPLLPKAGPKSRAQCGICLGLADKPLSGEIQESYVSNEVDSYKTRDQVTLYGTSIQKKMLKALNEQESEINIPEWEYWN